A window of the Panulirus ornatus isolate Po-2019 chromosome 65, ASM3632096v1, whole genome shotgun sequence genome harbors these coding sequences:
- the LOC139746431 gene encoding uncharacterized protein isoform X1, whose amino-acid sequence MWYTGSTCWQWIEPGHVKRLGISEAMAQVNIREARKSDCGLLLQLIQESAIDRKLPRPNFDAKALEENGWGTSPSFKSLTAETEEGLLVGFVLFFYTYSTWEGCSVFMEDLYVTHAYRRKGIASRLWKKLVQTALDAECSRCNLVLLESNALAITFCEKLGAVDLTKTEGWHYFRMNRDAMDAFLMTKKSIDGVEIRAATGKDCLGIRKLIQDLADYEKMPEGPQLDVKQLEEDSTRRPPFFKAIVAEEEDTIVGYALFFYTYTWDSCGVYMEDLYVCPSHRGRGIGMALWKNVVQASTDVGGLWCDFSVLDWNTKSINVYKSKGAANLTQQKGYHCYRMVKDRMKTFIAE is encoded by the exons AATAAGTGAAGCTATGGCTCAAGTGAATATACGAGAAGCAAGGAAATCTGATTGTGGATTGCTGTTGCAACTGATTCAAGAATCAGCAATTGATCGGAAACTTCCACGTCCAAACTTTGATGCCAAAG ctttagaGGAAAATGGATGGGGAACCTCTCCTTCATTCAAATCACTTACTGCTGAGACAGAAGAAGGCCTTCTCGTGggatttgttctcttcttttatacTTACTCCACATGGGAGGGGTGTAGTGTTTTCATGGAAGACCTGTACGTCACTCATGCTTATAGACGCAAAGGCATTGCTTCCAGACTGTGGAAGAAATTAGTGCAG ACTGCCCTTGATGCTGAATGCAGCCGATGCAACCTCGTTTTACTGGAAAGCAATGCCCTAGCTATTACCTTTTGTGAAAAGTTAGGTGCTGTGGATCTCACAAAAACTGAAGGCTGGCATTATTTCAGAATGAACAGAGATGCAATGGATGCATTTCTCATGAC GAAGAAGAGCATTGATGGAGTGGAAATTAGGGCAGCAACTGGAAAGGACTGTTTAGGGATTAGGAAACTTATCCAGGACCTAGCAGATTATGAGAAAATGCCTGAAGGGCCACAGCTTGATGTAAAAC aACTAGAAGAGGATTCTACTAGAAGACCACCATTTTTTAAAGCAATTGTTGCTGAGGAGGAAGATACCATTGTGGGTTATGCCTTGTTCTTTTATACCTACACTTGGGATAGTTGTGGTGTGTACATGGAGGACCTGTATGTGTGCCCCTCCCACCGTGGCCGAGGCATTGGTATGGCTCTTTGGAAAAATGTTGTTCAG GCAAGTACTGATGTTGGTGGATTATGGTGTGACTTTTCTGTGTTAGATTGGAATACAAAAAGTATTAATGTTTACAAATCAAAAGGAGCAGCCAATCTAACACAGCAAAAAGGCTATCACTGTTATCGGATGGTAAAGGATAGGATGAAGACATTTATTGCAGAGTGA
- the LOC139746431 gene encoding uncharacterized protein isoform X2, protein MYMFIISEAMAQVNIREARKSDCGLLLQLIQESAIDRKLPRPNFDAKALEENGWGTSPSFKSLTAETEEGLLVGFVLFFYTYSTWEGCSVFMEDLYVTHAYRRKGIASRLWKKLVQTALDAECSRCNLVLLESNALAITFCEKLGAVDLTKTEGWHYFRMNRDAMDAFLMTKKSIDGVEIRAATGKDCLGIRKLIQDLADYEKMPEGPQLDVKQLEEDSTRRPPFFKAIVAEEEDTIVGYALFFYTYTWDSCGVYMEDLYVCPSHRGRGIGMALWKNVVQASTDVGGLWCDFSVLDWNTKSINVYKSKGAANLTQQKGYHCYRMVKDRMKTFIAE, encoded by the exons AATAAGTGAAGCTATGGCTCAAGTGAATATACGAGAAGCAAGGAAATCTGATTGTGGATTGCTGTTGCAACTGATTCAAGAATCAGCAATTGATCGGAAACTTCCACGTCCAAACTTTGATGCCAAAG ctttagaGGAAAATGGATGGGGAACCTCTCCTTCATTCAAATCACTTACTGCTGAGACAGAAGAAGGCCTTCTCGTGggatttgttctcttcttttatacTTACTCCACATGGGAGGGGTGTAGTGTTTTCATGGAAGACCTGTACGTCACTCATGCTTATAGACGCAAAGGCATTGCTTCCAGACTGTGGAAGAAATTAGTGCAG ACTGCCCTTGATGCTGAATGCAGCCGATGCAACCTCGTTTTACTGGAAAGCAATGCCCTAGCTATTACCTTTTGTGAAAAGTTAGGTGCTGTGGATCTCACAAAAACTGAAGGCTGGCATTATTTCAGAATGAACAGAGATGCAATGGATGCATTTCTCATGAC GAAGAAGAGCATTGATGGAGTGGAAATTAGGGCAGCAACTGGAAAGGACTGTTTAGGGATTAGGAAACTTATCCAGGACCTAGCAGATTATGAGAAAATGCCTGAAGGGCCACAGCTTGATGTAAAAC aACTAGAAGAGGATTCTACTAGAAGACCACCATTTTTTAAAGCAATTGTTGCTGAGGAGGAAGATACCATTGTGGGTTATGCCTTGTTCTTTTATACCTACACTTGGGATAGTTGTGGTGTGTACATGGAGGACCTGTATGTGTGCCCCTCCCACCGTGGCCGAGGCATTGGTATGGCTCTTTGGAAAAATGTTGTTCAG GCAAGTACTGATGTTGGTGGATTATGGTGTGACTTTTCTGTGTTAGATTGGAATACAAAAAGTATTAATGTTTACAAATCAAAAGGAGCAGCCAATCTAACACAGCAAAAAGGCTATCACTGTTATCGGATGGTAAAGGATAGGATGAAGACATTTATTGCAGAGTGA
- the LOC139746431 gene encoding uncharacterized protein isoform X3, with product MAQVNIREARKSDCGLLLQLIQESAIDRKLPRPNFDAKALEENGWGTSPSFKSLTAETEEGLLVGFVLFFYTYSTWEGCSVFMEDLYVTHAYRRKGIASRLWKKLVQTALDAECSRCNLVLLESNALAITFCEKLGAVDLTKTEGWHYFRMNRDAMDAFLMTKKSIDGVEIRAATGKDCLGIRKLIQDLADYEKMPEGPQLDVKQLEEDSTRRPPFFKAIVAEEEDTIVGYALFFYTYTWDSCGVYMEDLYVCPSHRGRGIGMALWKNVVQASTDVGGLWCDFSVLDWNTKSINVYKSKGAANLTQQKGYHCYRMVKDRMKTFIAE from the exons ATGGCTCAAGTGAATATACGAGAAGCAAGGAAATCTGATTGTGGATTGCTGTTGCAACTGATTCAAGAATCAGCAATTGATCGGAAACTTCCACGTCCAAACTTTGATGCCAAAG ctttagaGGAAAATGGATGGGGAACCTCTCCTTCATTCAAATCACTTACTGCTGAGACAGAAGAAGGCCTTCTCGTGggatttgttctcttcttttatacTTACTCCACATGGGAGGGGTGTAGTGTTTTCATGGAAGACCTGTACGTCACTCATGCTTATAGACGCAAAGGCATTGCTTCCAGACTGTGGAAGAAATTAGTGCAG ACTGCCCTTGATGCTGAATGCAGCCGATGCAACCTCGTTTTACTGGAAAGCAATGCCCTAGCTATTACCTTTTGTGAAAAGTTAGGTGCTGTGGATCTCACAAAAACTGAAGGCTGGCATTATTTCAGAATGAACAGAGATGCAATGGATGCATTTCTCATGAC GAAGAAGAGCATTGATGGAGTGGAAATTAGGGCAGCAACTGGAAAGGACTGTTTAGGGATTAGGAAACTTATCCAGGACCTAGCAGATTATGAGAAAATGCCTGAAGGGCCACAGCTTGATGTAAAAC aACTAGAAGAGGATTCTACTAGAAGACCACCATTTTTTAAAGCAATTGTTGCTGAGGAGGAAGATACCATTGTGGGTTATGCCTTGTTCTTTTATACCTACACTTGGGATAGTTGTGGTGTGTACATGGAGGACCTGTATGTGTGCCCCTCCCACCGTGGCCGAGGCATTGGTATGGCTCTTTGGAAAAATGTTGTTCAG GCAAGTACTGATGTTGGTGGATTATGGTGTGACTTTTCTGTGTTAGATTGGAATACAAAAAGTATTAATGTTTACAAATCAAAAGGAGCAGCCAATCTAACACAGCAAAAAGGCTATCACTGTTATCGGATGGTAAAGGATAGGATGAAGACATTTATTGCAGAGTGA